CACCAGGGCCGGTGCCGTCCCGGAAGAGGTAGCGCGCCCGCTGCGCGCTGCCGGGACCCGCGGCCAGCGCCGCGGCGAACCAGGGGTGCGCGGAGCTGGTGTGGTTGGGCACCAGGTCCATCGTGATGCGGATGCCGCGCTCGTGGGCGGCGGCGACCAGCCGGTCCAGCGCCTCGATCCCGCCGAACAACGGGTCGATGTCGCGCGGGTCGGAGACGTCGTAGCCGTGGTCGGCCATGGGGGAGACGGTGACCGGGTTGAGCCACAGGGCGTCGACGCCGAGGTCAGCCAGGTAGTCGAGACCGGCGGTGACACCGTCGAGGTCGCCGACACCGTCGCCGTTGCTGTCGCGGAACGAGCGGGGATAGACCTGGTAGAACACCGCGCGTGACCACCAGGGGCTCGGATCGGTCATTGCGCCCATTGTGGTCGCCGGCGCTCAGAACGGCGAATTGACCATCGACTGCGCCGCCATCTCGAGATAGCCCAGCAGCTCCCTGCGATGCTCGTCGTCGAGGGTGGCCGAGTCGATCTCCGCGACGGCGGTGTGCATACAGCGCAGCCACGCGTCGCGCTCGATGTAGCCGATGCGGAAGGGGGCGTGACGCATCCGCAGCCGCGGATGTCCCCGCTGGTCGGAGTAGGTGCGCGGACCGCCCCAGTACTGCTCGAGGAACATGCGTAGCCGCACCTCCGCGGCCTCGAGTTCGTCGTCGGGATACAGCGGGCGCAGGATCTCGTCCTCGCGCACCAGCTCGTAGAACCGCCCCACGATCACGCGGAACGTCTCGTGGCCACCGACTTCGTCGTAGAACGACCGTGCGGGTTGCGTCACCGTTCCATTGTGGCCTGTCGCCCGCCGCCGCCCGGCACCCACAGCGACGTCACCGGATGTTCACGGGACTGACCTGCGTACACGTGCCGAATTGCCGTGCGGTGGCCGCCGATCCATGGTGGACTATCTCCTCGGAGGACGTATGGCGCAACGCAAGAAAAGCCCGTCGAGACCGGCTGGCCACAAGCGTGCGGCCGCGGCCGGCCCCCAGGGCCCCGCGGCGAGCGCCCGCGTCCTGCACAGTGTCGAAATTCACGGCGGAGAACCCGCCGCTGCGGTTCACGACGGTTCGCTGTGGGGCCGCCGCCGGGTTCTGTTGCTCAACTCCACGTACGAACCGCTGACCGCGCTGCCGTTGCGGCGGGCGGTGGTGATGTTGATGTGCGGTAAGGCCGACGTCGTGCACGACGACCCGGCCGGTCCGGTGATCCATTCGGCCAGCCGCAGCATCACCGTGCCGACGGTCATCCGGTTGCGGAATTTCGTCCGGGTGCCGTACCGGGCCCGGGTCCCGATGACCCGCGCGGCGCTCATGCACCGCGACCGGTTCCGCTGCGCCTACTGCGGCGCCAAGGCCGACACCGTCGACCACGTGGTGCCCCGCAGCCGCGGCGGCGACCACTCGTGGGAGAACTGCGTGGCCGCGTGCGCGCCGTGCAATCACCGCAAGGCTGACCATCTGCTCAGCGAACTGGGCTGGACGCTGCGGTCGGTGCCGTTGCCGCCCAAGGGGCAGCACTGGCGGCTGCTGTCGACGGTCAAGGAACTCGACCCCGCCTGGATGAGATATCTGGGTGAGGGAGCGGCCTGATCCCCGCGTGGGATACGGTTTCACACCGTGAGCACCCCCGTGATGCACTCTCTCTTCGTCCTCGTGCCGTTGGGACTGACCGCGGTCCTCGCCCTCATGATCTGGCGGGGCAAGGGTCCGCACCCGGCGAGCTACAAAGTCTCCGAGCCGTGGAAGCATTCGCCGATCCTGTGGGCGGCCGACGAACCGGCGGCCCACCACACGGCCACGACCGGGCGCAGCGTTCAGGCCGACTCCGCCGCAGACGGTGGCAATGTCGGTGAACATCACGAGAACACCGTGACGATTGGAGGCGGCGCAAGTGGCAAGTGGTGAAGTCCAGGTCACCGGTCACCGCGCGGCGGTCGAACGCCAGGGACTGCCCCGCGGCTGGGCGATGACCTCGAGCGGACGGCTGTCCGGGGTGACGGAGCCCGGCACCCTGTCGGTGGACTACCCGTTCGCCACCAAGGACCTCGTCGTGCTCGACGACGCGATGAAGTACGGGTCGCGGGCGGCCAAGGCCCGGTTCGCGGTGTACATCGGCGACCTCGGAGCGGACACTGCCGCCACGGCGCGCGAGATCCTGTCTCAGGTGCCGACGCCCAACAACGCGGTGCTGCTGGCGGTCTCGCCGGAGCAGCATGCGATCGAGGTGGTGTACGGCGTCGACGTGAAGGGCCGCGGTATCGAGACCGCCGCTCCGCTGGGCGTCTCGGCGGCCGCCGCGTCGTTCCAGGAGGGCAACCTCATCGACGGACTGATCAGCGGCATCCGCGTGCTCTCGGCGGGCGTCTCACCGCGCTGATGTCTCGGCGGGCGCATCGTCACGCGCCTGCAGCAGCGCTCCGCGGATCTCGATGTAGCGCGTCAGGAATGCCCGCTCGTCGAGGCGCTTGCGGCGCATCCACCCCGTGACCTCGTCATTGCACTTGCTGGTGTTGCAGGACGCGCAGGCGGGCACGACGTTGTCGAGCGTGTACCGCCCGCCCCTGGAGATCGCCA
Above is a window of Mycolicibacterium baixiangningiae DNA encoding:
- a CDS encoding globin; translation: MTQPARSFYDEVGGHETFRVIVGRFYELVREDEILRPLYPDDELEAAEVRLRMFLEQYWGGPRTYSDQRGHPRLRMRHAPFRIGYIERDAWLRCMHTAVAEIDSATLDDEHRRELLGYLEMAAQSMVNSPF
- a CDS encoding HNH endonuclease, translating into MAQRKKSPSRPAGHKRAAAAGPQGPAASARVLHSVEIHGGEPAAAVHDGSLWGRRRVLLLNSTYEPLTALPLRRAVVMLMCGKADVVHDDPAGPVIHSASRSITVPTVIRLRNFVRVPYRARVPMTRAALMHRDRFRCAYCGAKADTVDHVVPRSRGGDHSWENCVAACAPCNHRKADHLLSELGWTLRSVPLPPKGQHWRLLSTVKELDPAWMRYLGEGAA
- the ctaJ gene encoding aa3-type cytochrome oxidase subunit CtaJ, coding for MHSLFVLVPLGLTAVLALMIWRGKGPHPASYKVSEPWKHSPILWAADEPAAHHTATTGRSVQADSAADGGNVGEHHENTVTIGGGASGKW
- a CDS encoding DUF5130 domain-containing protein, with translation MASGEVQVTGHRAAVERQGLPRGWAMTSSGRLSGVTEPGTLSVDYPFATKDLVVLDDAMKYGSRAAKARFAVYIGDLGADTAATAREILSQVPTPNNAVLLAVSPEQHAIEVVYGVDVKGRGIETAAPLGVSAAAASFQEGNLIDGLISGIRVLSAGVSPR
- a CDS encoding HNH endonuclease produces the protein MRTLARHPHAVAVKRTRRARAARKRKLRMDRVVNDLTAAEWAALKDAWNGCAYCGATDGAMQRDCVMAISRGGRYTLDNVVPACASCNTSKCNDEVTGWMRRKRLDERAFLTRYIEIRGALLQARDDAPAETSAR